The Solibacillus sp. FSL W7-1464 genome contains a region encoding:
- a CDS encoding ABC transporter ATP-binding protein — translation MSAAIELQGLSKSFKEKVAVSPMTLTINQGELFGLLGVNGAGKTTVINMLSGLAKPTSGDALVLGHSLSKELPSIRRLLAVSPQETSIAPNLSVRENLLLMARIHGFSKEKSIEKTDALISQFSLQPYEHQRGKKLSGGWQRKLSIAMALIADPRILFLDEPTLGLDIISRRELWAMINKLRETTTIVLTTHYLEEAENLCDRICIMKDGEIKALGKVDELLTTASKENFEDAFVHFVTGGKL, via the coding sequence ATGAGTGCTGCAATTGAACTTCAAGGTTTATCAAAAAGCTTTAAAGAAAAAGTTGCCGTTTCTCCGATGACACTTACGATTAACCAAGGGGAACTATTCGGACTCCTTGGAGTAAATGGTGCTGGAAAAACGACGGTTATCAATATGTTAAGCGGCCTTGCCAAACCAACTTCAGGAGATGCACTTGTTCTTGGGCATTCCCTTAGTAAGGAGTTGCCAAGTATTCGGAGATTACTCGCTGTCTCACCTCAGGAAACGTCCATTGCACCAAATTTATCTGTGCGCGAAAATTTATTATTAATGGCACGCATTCACGGCTTTTCGAAGGAGAAGTCCATTGAAAAAACGGATGCTTTAATTAGCCAGTTTTCACTACAGCCTTACGAACATCAACGTGGTAAAAAATTATCCGGCGGTTGGCAACGAAAGTTAAGTATTGCAATGGCTCTCATTGCAGATCCTCGAATTTTATTTTTAGATGAACCTACTTTGGGGTTAGATATCATTAGCCGTCGTGAGCTATGGGCAATGATAAATAAACTGAGAGAGACGACGACAATTGTACTTACCACCCACTATTTAGAAGAAGCAGAAAACTTGTGTGATCGTATTTGTATTATGAAGGACGGAGAAATAAAGGCACTTGGCAAAGTAGACGAGCTCCTTACAACAGCAAGTAAAGAAAACTTTGAGGATGCATTTGTGCATTTCGTAACAGGAGGCAAATTATAA
- a CDS encoding ABC transporter permease has protein sequence MRAYVFAGRCTKEIVRDPISLFFGIAFPIILLLLLTAINRNVPEALFNIEHLTPGIAVFSLSFIALFAAQTLAKDRSSSYLIRLLTTPMRASDFIIGYTLPLGIIVLLQSITCFITAYFLGLELSFNHVFAFIALLITSTIFIGIGLLCGSLFSEKAAVGLCGALLTNVTALLSGAWFDVSLIGGTIEKVAYALPFVHAVDLVRAIVAEDFSAMFPHLYVVVIYAAVLFSLSIFIFKYKIQQN, from the coding sequence ATGAGGGCTTATGTCTTTGCTGGACGTTGTACGAAAGAAATTGTACGCGACCCGATTTCATTATTTTTTGGTATAGCCTTTCCCATCATTTTACTGTTGCTATTAACTGCGATTAATCGCAATGTTCCAGAAGCACTTTTTAATATTGAACATTTAACACCTGGCATCGCAGTATTTAGCCTTTCTTTTATTGCTTTATTTGCAGCACAAACGTTAGCGAAAGACCGTTCTAGTTCCTATTTAATAAGATTGCTAACGACTCCTATGAGAGCAAGTGATTTCATTATTGGTTATACGCTTCCTTTAGGGATAATTGTTTTGCTTCAAAGTATTACGTGTTTTATAACTGCTTACTTTTTAGGTTTGGAGCTATCTTTCAACCATGTATTTGCATTTATTGCCTTACTCATTACATCTACTATTTTCATAGGAATCGGACTGTTATGCGGCTCCTTATTTAGCGAAAAGGCAGCTGTCGGCTTATGTGGCGCTTTGTTAACGAACGTAACCGCCCTATTATCTGGCGCATGGTTCGATGTATCGTTAATTGGGGGAACCATTGAAAAAGTCGCTTATGCGCTACCATTCGTCCACGCTGTTGATTTAGTTCGAGCAATTGTAGCAGAAGACTTTAGCGCAATGTTTCCCCATTTATATGTTGTGGTAATTTATGCAGCGGTCCTTTTTAGTCTTTCGATTTTTATTTTCAAATATAAAATTCAGCAAAATTGA
- a CDS encoding HAD hydrolase family protein, translating to MLTYLADGEWDYAFTGSFEHPIYKNINQTSARNLAMTELEKICKLVIFNPTQQVITHLEHLPVLITTYKQEDAIDISPLRINKVTGLEKLNIHEFIAFGNDSNDQCLFEKAAYSVCVGDNEVQHYASKKISKEESQKQFYNH from the coding sequence GTGCTTACATATTTAGCTGATGGCGAATGGGATTATGCATTCACTGGTAGCTTTGAACATCCTATTTATAAAAATATTAACCAAACGTCCGCTAGAAATTTAGCTATGACAGAGCTTGAGAAAATCTGCAAATTAGTCATATTTAATCCTACTCAACAGGTCATTACTCACCTTGAACACTTACCTGTTTTGATAACAACTTACAAACAAGAAGATGCGATTGATATCAGTCCATTACGTATTAATAAAGTAACGGGTCTTGAAAAACTAAACATCCATGAGTTTATTGCTTTTGGAAATGATAGCAATGACCAATGTTTATTCGAAAAAGCAGCATACAGTGTATGTGTAGGTGATAATGAAGTGCAGCACTATGCTTCCAAAAAAATCTCAAAAGAAGAGTCGCAGAAACAATTTTACAACCACTAA